TTGCAAGAGAAGGTTGTTCTGACTGTCGTGCGAGTGCGTCAGAAAGTGTCTAAACGAAATTATACGTGTCATCGCGAGCGATTTCCATGTCCTCGTTCCGAATCTCGCGAGCCTCGATACGAGAAAACGCAGAGGAAGGCGTCGCGTCGGTGGGCGTCGAATCCGCACGTTCCTCCGCACCCGGTCTAACGTCAAGTTTATTAAACGAGAACACGTCCATGTAATCGATTTCAAAACATTTATATGACTTTTTTCAAGTGGTCTTTAATGTCGTTTCAGAAGCGAGACACGGTGAATTCATGGAAGACCATAGGCGATTTGGACACAAATACAAGTCTACGTCTATGAGAGAGCTTCATAGGTATTCGAATTATTATCAGTTTTGTAcacttatggaaaatttaaggaacttacaaaatatacataatacgtAAAACTATGTAACATATCCAGATTAGAATAATCGCTGTaatacctaataactgaaattcTTAGtcgaattttcatttctttaattgtcTTTATAAAGACACGTAGTCTAGCTGTTATAAATGATTCTTATGTTAATAAACGATTGTTCGGTGAGTTTTATTTCTGTTCGTTTTTAGAGATCCATATgtgattttctttatttttgtagATCTGTGAGCGTCGACGCTAACCTTCCGCCAATGGATTCTATAGAATTAGGTAAGCAATTTCAATGATCATAGTTGTTCGTGATTTAGAGATGTGTATCAGGTATATCAATGAAACCGATGCcgttgaagaaaagaaaaatacaaagttTTATCTATGAATTACGAAACAAATCCCGATCAAAATTTATAATTGgttttattaaaatgtttcatttatAATCTGGAATACTGCAATTTTCCGTATCTAGATTATTTCATTTCTTATTAATTTGTTTTCACAGATATGCCAGATTATCGTTCTCAGCAAGAATACACATCGATGGAACAAGAGAAATACATGGTAGAAATTATTCCACCACCTCATTTGGACCTAAACACATATGGACATCTAAAAATCGATTACACGAACAGCTGGAATTCTTTGAATCGAAAAATCCGAAAATAATTGCCAATAAGATTTTTCTTTTCAAAGAAAGCATTAAATTATTCTTCAGATATACTAATATATTGATACTTAGTGATATCGCcaattatttatgtaatatactACAAGTATGTACGATTTAAGAAACTTAAAATCGAACCAAAAATTATTCATAGTTTAATTTACTCGAGTATACGAAAATCAGAAGCTAACTTTTCATTTACTATAAATACAGTAAATTAATCTATTTTATATGAGTCGTAGTATAGTTGCGTCTCGTATGAGAAATAATAAATGCTAAATACCTATTTTAAGGAATGTCTATTATAGTGTCTCTGTCTTCGTAAAATAATTTCCTCTTTTTCGTAGCACAGTTTCTATTTGCAGCTTCATTGTCGTTGCGCGCCTCCAATGGCACGCTATTGATTGTCTCTATGTCCAATTCCGGCCATCTATAGTCGATATCATCGGGAACGTAAAGTCACACGAATTTAAGTGTTATCACTTAATAAAGAAAGTTGAGAAAATTTGAATATTACAAAAATGTAGCAAGaagatgtaaataaaatttctttgcaAGTTGATtgcaaattttgaaaatttaagattaatagaaaaattaatatcATAAATGTATACATAAATTACGAATTATGAAATGTAATAGAACAAATTAAAACAATTCCAAAGttataagaataaaatagaTATATAGTTAAAACTGAAAGCTCGTAGCAATACCTAAAGAAAGACaccttatttttattctttcccAAATTCTTTGGACGTTTTCTCTTTTTAGATTCTCTCTGattcgaagaaaaaaaaaaaaaaaaaagggaaagaaacatTTGGTTCGTAAATAAAGTTGCAAATTTCGTGGAGCATTCTTCaagtagaaaatattaaattacagaTGTGGAGGCCTGTTTTCCGTTCTGCAGCAACATTTTATATCTCTGTAGTTCGTCAAAGTGTTGCTGCTTTAACAATGCGACGTTTTCGTTGTGTTTCTCTTCCTGTATCACTAATTGGGCTTTTAAAACTTCCAGTTCGTCTTGCAATTTGCATACTACGTTGACAACGATACAACTATCAATTTATTGCCTACTTTGttatataaataaagtaaaacaaataaccatatcgctgtttactttgctaaataaatgaaataatcatTTTACTTTGGTTGTTGTTTCCACCACGATCTTCTGCATTAATCAGACGCAAATGATCACACTGTTCCTTCAGCTCTTCATTTGTTTTACGAAGATCGTCCCTTTCAGTCTGCAATTTTTCAACGATAGACTTATATCTATTTTCTAAAAGCAGATAAGTTGTGGAAAGTTTCTCCAGATTCATCTGTAACCTCTCGGAACGTGCTTTTTCTATCGACATAGCTTCCTCTTGCATTTCACAATAAGCTTTCAATGCAAGGTACGCCTGTTGatttttagaaaattagaaaaccgataaattaaaagattgAACGAAGAGAAATGAATCTTTCTCACACGTCTCTGATTCTCGCGAATTCCTCGAGAATTCCTTGTAATTCACAACTGATGTACTCTTGTTCCTCCATCTTGAAATACTTCGAATCTTGGAAGCAGCTGAGAAACTCGAATCAAAACAATTACCTTAATAGTGGAATAATTTTCATttggaaaattggaaaatagGTTATTGGGGAATCGATATTCtttcttaatatttcttttgAATTATGTGTACATTTTAAATTTGCAAGTGCATACATTgagtaaaatagtaaaattattaaaaggaTTTAAATTTAGAATAGGCACGAACCACGTGGTTCGAGTCTGAGATTACACAATACAACAAACACAATAGAATACTACAATACATTGAAACGATATTAACCATATTACAATTTGTTCTAAGCACTAAAAATTGTTTGAATATCATCTTACTGGTTTGCTCACTGCGTTTCATTGGATACCTTTACAATCTTCTGTTTTTCTCAATACAAATAATTCTTTAATCTAAAAAGTATCTCGTAAAagtttaataaacatttataactaactgcgaatacaaaaataaaaagataatgtCGAAAAGCTggaagaaaaacaaaattaataaacaaTACACCGATAGATAATCGTAATGTGATAATAATTCCCGCTTAAAACATTTTATccaataattatttattgatatataacatgagatgaaacaataattattaaaagCTTCCTACGTGGATTATTCACCAACGTATAAGCGTTAATAATAAAGTTCTCTCAATTAGCAAATGAACGTGTTAAAGGCCAGAGGATAACGATCGTTTTCCAATGAAGTTGTCCGCAAGCGTGTTAACGTTTCGTCTTTTTTCTCGTTTGACTTCGTACATCGTCGACAAAATGACAGGAATTCCCTCGGGGCTGAAAATATGCGATGCAATCTAAATCCACGATCACCGCCAGCCACGAGAACGAGGAAAATGAATCGATGGAAGACTCTGTTTTCGAGCAGATATGCGACACAATATTCGTTCTGATACCAGAAGGTGTGTGCACAATTTTCTAccaaaaaaaagagaaaaagaaaaagcaaaaaagatCGAGGGATTTTTCTTGAAATACGGCTCTCCATGACGTTTCAGCGAATCGTTTTATCTTATGAATTTATCAGAATAAATGGAGTTCTCTAAAATGATAGCTATTTTCCATGACAGAATTTTCAATGTTTCGTTTACGAACTATATTGATTCTATATCGGTGACTGATGACTGTAAACTGGCCATAGATGCGTATTTATGATGGGGTTCTATGACAGTGCCGCGACTGAAGCAGCTGTTCCTAAGTTGGAGCCAGCTAGGCATCGAAGACAGAGTACAATTAGACGCGAAAGTGGCCAACTGGTGTTGTCCTAACAGGCGACAGCTATACAAACCTTTGCAAGAGGCGTTGGTTCGCTGGGAAACTGTGCAGGACACTCAAGGTTACTTATTATCAGTACAAAACTCAACACTTCGATTCTCTCATTATTTTTCACAAATATGGTTCATGGTATTATTACATCTGTTAATTCAAATGCTCGTttattacgaataaaatatctcgctatttattactatttttacTTCTGACATTTTCCTTGCTTTCGCTTAATTCTttgcaaatatttgaaaaacatTGATACTAAATAGTTGATGTATTAAATGTTTACTGCAACATCCAGCATTagcaaaataacaaaatattcaaaatccCTTTCTTTCCAATGCATAAATACTACTTAATGTAAATATAACCTCTACGTCACGATCGTCGaattggaaagaaaaaaaagaaagaaaaaaaatagaaaacctCAACCGCCTCCAACTCTCGATGAATTATATTATAGATTCGGGCCACGATTGATTAACACATGATTATTCATGAATTATAACAGGCGCTCCCGGTTGCGAGCCAGGTATGGTCTCGTTTTCCTGTGATCCTCAACTGGAGGAGGAGTTGGTCAGCGTTATTTACAGCCTGGAACTTTTGTTCAGCAAAAATCGACGAGGCAGAGAGATCGATATGGACTACGAAATTGGTCGATGCACAGAATTAAGAAGAGAGATGTCCTTGAATCTAAACTGCGATGGAAATCTATGCTCGATTCTCAGTGCAAAAGACAGGGCACCTCACTCTGTGCATAGTTGCAGCTACATAGCCGATTTTAAACGACCTGACGAAGAACTGAGCGGTTATCTGACCAATTAAGCATCGATCGTTATATTTCAGCTCATTTTCATCTCTGACGTTCTGTCTGGATTTATCGAAAATTCTCTAAATGCAGAAACACTGATCCTTTCTTTTGCGAACAACTTCGTGTTTGGTTATTCTGGATGAGTTTCTTTAATAGAAGAGACGAAGTAGTATAAAGTATAGCGTAAGTGCcaacaaatataaaaatgtgtAGTTAACTAGAGTAGTTTGAAAAAGAGGTTAGGTTTCTTTGCgataaagaattatttttcaagGCGTAGCCAATGAAATTTTacgatgaaattataaatacacTGGGAGAAACTAGTTAATAAGAAATCATTCGAACGACaacaattttatcgaaaataccagagataatattttatcagaCGAGTACTATAGTTCTGttgattaaaaatacaatatataaaataaactgcTAATTTATCTAGCTTACTCTAATAAAAGCGACAAATACTTATCAAGGTaaagattaattaaaaataactaATGAATCTGCTATTTAAGATTAAACAAAAGTAtctaaaaaattgaaagaaaaagaaaaattattttagaaaattatcaaaataagtCGACAATTAATTAGCGacataaaatgttttattaaccATCGTTATACGGTCAAGGTGTACGAGCATACATTTAGATAACATGATTCAATACGATAATGAAAGATGTCATAAAATCGTATGTTAATTCTCGCCACAAAAATCACCTTGCCTA
This genomic stretch from Bombus vancouverensis nearcticus chromosome 16, iyBomVanc1_principal, whole genome shotgun sequence harbors:
- the LOC117160197 gene encoding uncharacterized protein LOC117160197, with the translated sequence MQSKSTITASHENEENESMEDSVFEQICDTIFVLIPEVPRLKQLFLSWSQLGIEDRVQLDAKVANWCCPNRRQLYKPLQEALVRWETVQDTQGAPGCEPGMVSFSCDPQLEEELVSVIYSLELLFSKNRRGREIDMDYEIGRCTELRREMSLNLNCDGNLCSILSAKDRAPHSVHSCSYIADFKRPDEELSGYLTN
- the LOC117160196 gene encoding uncharacterized protein LOC117160196 encodes the protein MEEQEYISCELQGILEEFARIRDAYLALKAYCEMQEEAMSIEKARSERLQMNLEKLSTTYLLLENRYKSIVEKLQTERDDLRKTNEELKEQCDHLRLINAEDRGGNNNQICKLQDELEVLKAQLVIQEEKHNENVALLKQQHFDELQRYKMLLQNGKQASTSRESKKRKRPKNLGKNKNKVSFFRWPELDIETINSVPLEARNDNEAANRNCATKKRKLFYEDRDTIIDIP